From one Synergistota bacterium genomic stretch:
- the hypA gene encoding hydrogenase maturation nickel metallochaperone HypA → MHEFSLAESLLKVALEEAEKHGASRILRIRVRAGKLMGVVPELLDFAVKSLSEGTIAEGAVLELEEVEFKGHCRNCGAHFSVEDFWEVCPRCGSDEIDISGGNEFDLIGLEIEEGEIEDGNKGCKEDP, encoded by the coding sequence TTGCATGAATTCTCGTTAGCTGAATCTCTCTTAAAAGTAGCTTTAGAGGAAGCTGAAAAGCATGGAGCATCCAGAATACTCAGGATAAGAGTCAGGGCGGGTAAGCTTATGGGGGTTGTACCAGAGCTTCTTGATTTCGCGGTTAAATCCCTGTCGGAGGGCACGATAGCGGAAGGAGCTGTTCTCGAGCTGGAAGAAGTAGAGTTTAAAGGACACTGTCGGAACTGCGGAGCTCATTTCAGCGTTGAGGATTTCTGGGAAGTCTGTCCCAGATGCGGAAGCGACGAAATAGATATAAGCGGAGGAAATGAATTTGACCTCATAGGACTTGAAATAGAGGAGGGCGAAATCGAGGATGGAAATAAAGGTTGTAA